ATTGGCCTTATACCACTGCTTCCACTCGGTCTCGTGAGCGGAGGCCACGGCATCGTCGAGATGCGTGTAGGTGATGTTGGTTTCACGGCCCGGCTTGGCGTTGATGCCCTTGATGATCGGGATGTAGAAGAAGTCGGTGTCGTCGCCATTCTGCATGGCGGCCTGGCCCTCTGCGCTGGTGACGAAGTCGATGAATTTCCGCGCCGCGTCCATGTGCTGGGTCTTGGCGCTGATGCCGAGGCCCTGCGGAAGCGACACCGAACCTTCGCTCGGATAGACCGCGACGACGGGTTCGCCGGCGGCGATCTTCGAGAAGATGGCGCTGTCCTGATTGATGCCGACCGAGGCATCGCCGGTGAGCACAGCCTTGTTCACCTTGCCGCCGCTCGACAGGCCCGACAGGGACTTGTTGGTCAGCGTCTTGGTCAGCAGGGCCTTGCCGGCGTCGAGGCCGTTGGTCTGGAAAAAGCCGGCCAGCCATTGATAGGCAGGGCCCGACAGATTGGGATCCTTGGCCGCGACCTTGCCTGCGAAGGACTGAAGATCGGCCCACGACTTGGGCAGCTTGTCGGCGGGCACTTTCTTGGTGTTGACCTCGATGGCCGTGGTGCTGGTGCCGGTCGGCAGGAAAGCGTGGCTCTGCGGGATCAGCGACTTGCCGAGATCGGTGAATGCCACCTTGTCGTAGGCGGCAGCGGGAATGGCCTGCAGCACGTGGTCGGCCGCCATGCGCTCCATGACGGCGGAGCCGTCGAGCCAGACGATATCGAACTGCGGGTTGCTGCCTTCGGCAGCGATCTTGCCCAGCGTCTCGCCGGTGCTGCCAGGCTCGACGACGTCGACCGTGAGACCGGTCTTGGCCTGGAAGGCCTTGGCCACCGGGCCAGCGAAATCGAGCGCGTCATAAAGCACGAGGTCTGATGCCGAAGCAGGTGCTGCGGCTGTCAGCGCGCTCAAGCCAATTGCGAAGCAGAAAATGGTACGGGCGTTCATCTTGTTCTCCAGTGGATTTCCCATGGGCATAGTAAGCCCCATTGTATCATGTATAAACAAATTGAATGTTTTGTGTCATGCGCAGGAGTTTCTACTTTTTATTGCCATCATTCTTGCGGACGCCACGCTTTATCCATGCCTTGTCGATCGCCCCACGAACCGTGCTCAGCCGCTCGAGGGCATCAAAGGCGGCTTCGCTGTTTCGTTTCGCCAGCCCGATGATCATCGCTTCGATGAGCACGATCGTGCCGCCATGCATGGCCAGGTGATCGGCCTTGCCGCGCGGTATTGGCAGCGTCTCGGCCACCTTGCCGGACACCAGTGGAGCCAGATTGTCGCTGATGAGCACGACCGGGACATCGACCTGCCTGGCTTGTTCGAGAATGATCTCGACCTCGCGGTAGAGCGGCGCATAGGCCATCATCAGCACGGCGTCGCCCTTGGCGAGCCACAGCAGGCGGTCGGCGAGCGCAATTCCCGATACCGACAGCGCGCTGGTCGGCAGGCCGATCCGGTTGAATTGCAAACTGGCATAGTCGGCCATGGCGCCCGATGGACCGATGCCGAAGACATGGCGGCGATTGGCCTGCGCCAGAATGTCGATGCTGCGCTCGAACGCGGCCGCCATCTCCGGACGCTTCAGCACGTCGAGCACGCTCTCGTGGATGTCGATCACATGTCGCAATGCGCCGGCGCTGTCGTCGCCGGTCTCCTGCAAGGTGCGCGCCAGGCGCTTGCCGGGGGATGGCGTGCCGGTCAGGTCCGACAGCAGCATCTGGCGAAGCGCCGAGAGGCTTTCGAAGCCAAGCGAGCGCGCCGTCCTAACGACGGTGGCGTCGCTTGTGCCGGCCAATTCGGCGATCTCGGCCGCCGATCCCAGCAGGACGGACTGCTTCTGGTCGACGAAGAACCGCGCCATGCGCTGCTCGGCGGGCGGTAGGTTTTCGAGCGCCGCCTGGACCCGGGCATCGACCGTCGCCTTCCGATCTTTCGAGGCATCATATGTCATGTCGGGCGGTCATTTTTCTGGCTGTAGCAATTGCAACGGGCGCCACCATCCGAAATGTCTATTACAAGGATGTGACAATGGCGGTCGGCCCAGGCGAACATGTCTGCCTGCCGAAAGACGAGCGGCCGCAAACCGCCGGAAGCGGCGGCCGTTGCCTCGTGAGGTGCGAAAATCGAGCTGTAGGGCGGAGGGCCTAGATCATGCCCGACATGTCGGAAAAGGCCATTGCCTTGCGCAGCAGTTCGGCGAAGCGCTCGCCAGCCGCCTCGCGCGGACCGCTGTTGTCGATCGTGGTGACGCCGGGACCGGACAAGGTCACATTGGCGCTGCGCGCCAGCCGGGCCAGCACTTCGCCGCGCGATTCCCGGCCGCGCATTGCCAGTCGCTCGGCCAGCACGTCAGGCGAAGCAGTGATCTCGACAATGGCCAGATTGGCGTAGCGCTCGCGCAAGGAGGGTATGATCGAACGCGACACGTTCGCCACCGCGACATGGCCATTGGCGACCGACCAGTCGACATCGGCGGGCAGGCCATAGCGCAACCCATGCGCCTCCCAGGAGATGGCGAAGGCGCCGTCAGCCTCGGCCTCGACAAAGGCGGCATCGGCCAGCGTGTCGTGATCCTCGCTCGCCGCATCGCTCGGCCTGGTGATGACGCGGCGCACGAATTCCAGCCGGCTCTCGTCGGCAAAAAGCGCGCGGGCGTAGCCGATCACCGTGTCCTTGCCGGCACCGCTTGGGCCTACGACCGCTACAAACACGCCATGGCGGATCGGGAACGTTTCGGCGGACAACTCACGCTCGATCAAGGCGGACACCATCATGCGACCCGGCGCCCCTGCCGCCATACGGTGCGCACGACCGGAACATGATCGTCGACGCGCACGCGCACCAGATCGGCGCGGCGGCCCTGTTCGATGATGCCGCGGTCGGTCAGACCGATCGCTTCGGCCGGGTTTTTCGAAACCATGGCGACCGCCTGCGGCAGCGAAATGCCTTCGACCATGTCGCCGAGGAAGAAGGCGGACTGAATCAGGCTGAAGGGGATGTAGTCGGATGACAGGATGTCGAGCAGGCCGTCGCTGGCCAACGCGCGCGCCGAGACATTGCCCGAATGCGAGCCGCCGCGCATGACGTTGGGCGCGCCCATCAGCACGCCGAGTCCGGCGTCCTTCGAAGCCCGCGCCGCTTCCTCGGTGGTTGGGAACTCGGCGACCCGGACGCCTTGCTCGATCGCCTCCTCGACATGGCCTGTCGTGGCATCGTCATGGCTGGCCAGGACAATGCCACGCTCATGGCAGGCGGCCGCGATGAAGACCCGGTTTGGGCCGGAATTGCGTGCCGATTCCCCCATCCGCTTCTCGCAGAACTTCTGAAAGTCCTGGTCGCTCAGCTTCAGCTTGCGCTGGTAATAATAGGCATAGGTCTCGAGATTGACGAACTGGCGCTGGCCCGGCGCATGGTCCATCAGCGACGCCAATTTCACCCGGTCGTCAGTCTCGAAATTGGCAAAGGCCCGCAGGCAGTCCGGCGCCGAAACTTCGCAGCGCAGATGGATAAAGTGGTCGGCGCGCAGCCGGTCTTCCCGCACGCTGTCCTCGATCGCATCGGCGAGCTTGCGGATGTCGTCCGAGGTCAGGTCGGCGTCTTCATCCATGCCGACCCGCAAGGCGTCGAGCACGGTGGTGATGCCGGCGGTCGCGACCTGCGCGTCATGGGCGAGCACGGCCGCGATAGGGTTCCAGCGCACCTTCGGCCGCGGCGCGTAATGGCCTTCGAGATGGTCGGTATGCAGTTCGACCAGTCCCGGAATTATATAGTCGCCGCCCATGTCGTCGCCGGTTCGGGCAGCACCTGGATCGATGCCGGTGATTAAGCCGTCACGCAGCACCAGCGAACCCTCGACGATCTCGTCGGCAAGCACGATGCGGGCGTTGGAAAGAACAGTCTCGGCGGTCATTTCGGGCAGTCCTCGGTTATCTCCGGCCGGAGCTATTCCGGCAGGCGGTCAGGCGGTTTTTCTGGTCGGGCGCCGTCCCAGCGCGTGCTGCGAAAGCACCAGGAATGGCGCGCCTGGTTCGGGTTCGACGAACAGCGTCAGTCCATCCACCAGCACCGGCTGCCGAAGCACATCCGCGAACAGGCTGTCGATTGCCGCGCGCAGACGAGGGCTTTCCTGTGGCCCTGCCCGCCCGGACAGCGTCATATGAAAGCGGAACGTCTCGAAGACATAGGGGTAACCCCACTGGCAGAGATTGCGGAACTCGGCCGGCTTCAGCGAATCCGGACTGCGCCGTTCGATCTCGGCTTCGGTCAGCGGCGCACGGAACCGGTCGAAATCGCGC
The genomic region above belongs to Mesorhizobium sp. B4-1-4 and contains:
- a CDS encoding ABC transporter substrate-binding protein, encoding MNARTIFCFAIGLSALTAAAPASASDLVLYDALDFAGPVAKAFQAKTGLTVDVVEPGSTGETLGKIAAEGSNPQFDIVWLDGSAVMERMAADHVLQAIPAAAYDKVAFTDLGKSLIPQSHAFLPTGTSTTAIEVNTKKVPADKLPKSWADLQSFAGKVAAKDPNLSGPAYQWLAGFFQTNGLDAGKALLTKTLTNKSLSGLSSGGKVNKAVLTGDASVGINQDSAIFSKIAAGEPVVAVYPSEGSVSLPQGLGISAKTQHMDAARKFIDFVTSAEGQAAMQNGDDTDFFYIPIIKGINAKPGRETNITYTHLDDAVASAHETEWKQWYKANFVQ
- a CDS encoding MurR/RpiR family transcriptional regulator, translated to MTYDASKDRKATVDARVQAALENLPPAEQRMARFFVDQKQSVLLGSAAEIAELAGTSDATVVRTARSLGFESLSALRQMLLSDLTGTPSPGKRLARTLQETGDDSAGALRHVIDIHESVLDVLKRPEMAAAFERSIDILAQANRRHVFGIGPSGAMADYASLQFNRIGLPTSALSVSGIALADRLLWLAKGDAVLMMAYAPLYREVEIILEQARQVDVPVVLISDNLAPLVSGKVAETLPIPRGKADHLAMHGGTIVLIEAMIIGLAKRNSEAAFDALERLSTVRGAIDKAWIKRGVRKNDGNKK
- the phnN gene encoding phosphonate metabolism protein/1,5-bisphosphokinase (PRPP-forming) PhnN — translated: MMVSALIERELSAETFPIRHGVFVAVVGPSGAGKDTVIGYARALFADESRLEFVRRVITRPSDAASEDHDTLADAAFVEAEADGAFAISWEAHGLRYGLPADVDWSVANGHVAVANVSRSIIPSLRERYANLAIVEITASPDVLAERLAMRGRESRGEVLARLARSANVTLSGPGVTTIDNSGPREAAGERFAELLRKAMAFSDMSGMI
- a CDS encoding alpha-D-ribose 1-methylphosphonate 5-triphosphate diphosphatase; amino-acid sequence: MTAETVLSNARIVLADEIVEGSLVLRDGLITGIDPGAARTGDDMGGDYIIPGLVELHTDHLEGHYAPRPKVRWNPIAAVLAHDAQVATAGITTVLDALRVGMDEDADLTSDDIRKLADAIEDSVREDRLRADHFIHLRCEVSAPDCLRAFANFETDDRVKLASLMDHAPGQRQFVNLETYAYYYQRKLKLSDQDFQKFCEKRMGESARNSGPNRVFIAAACHERGIVLASHDDATTGHVEEAIEQGVRVAEFPTTEEAARASKDAGLGVLMGAPNVMRGGSHSGNVSARALASDGLLDILSSDYIPFSLIQSAFFLGDMVEGISLPQAVAMVSKNPAEAIGLTDRGIIEQGRRADLVRVRVDDHVPVVRTVWRQGRRVA